Proteins encoded by one window of Nocardia goodfellowii:
- a CDS encoding type I polyketide synthase, translating into MNSRNPRREPIAVIGASTLMPGSTDAEGFWRTIVNGDDLIREVPQGHWLLSDYYDPDPTAVDRTYGRRGAFLDPVPFDPVAHGLLPNTLRSTDTAQLLTMVVAERLLADIGVSPGERATVDRERISVILGSGPLELASTMSNRMQRPVWTKALREHGLPESEVAQICDRIAAHYVPWQEATFPGLLSNVLAGRVANRFDLHGSNFTADAACAASLAALSTAINELTVGQADLAITGGVDTLNDILMYTCMSKTPALSRTGDCRPFADDADGTIIGEGVVMFALKRLSDAERDADRIYAVITGVGSASDGRSPGIYAPVPDGQLRALRRAYEDAGYDPATVELVEAHGTATPAGDAAEMAALRELFDRSGRGGGRWCALGSVKSQVGHTKATAGAAGLFKIVMALHHRVLPPTIKVNQPHPDLNREDGALYLNTVARPWIRASTHPRRGSVSSFGFGGSNFHITAQEYIPKRAGRHGVSLRAAPTELILLSGDSPVELAGKCREMAAGASGLTTLARDSQESFDASGRARLAVVASDRDDLGAKLSAAADRFDTAPEEPFSLPDSTHYRCGAAEPGRIGLLFPGQGSQYVGMGADLAVHYPQARDVWDRAADIAFGPDRLHEVVFPVPVFTDTDRAAQAARLTATEMTQPAIAAHSMALLAILNCLRLQYDCVAGHSLGELPALFAAGCLDATALLRLTRKRGELMKAAAGDAGASGGMLAVNGSWAQVSAVVEATGRDDLWVVNNNSPQQVVVAGAREPLAKLQEHFAGRRVNTHLLPVSGAFHTPLVAAAAEPLRAFAQDLGVSAPVLDVYGNTDATPYPREPAAIAHRIASQLVSPVRFAEQIDAMYHRGVRIFIEVGPGAVLTGLVGANLRERPHVAVALDRARRHGVTTLQESLAVLSVHGIPLDLGALWTHYARPIDDARLKSPATVMICGANYGKPYPPPNGSVDLPKPNPERHSVMDQDPKAARSGPSTPPPIPQTGPDDARLRTLLEIQRHTAEVQAAYQQAMAQSQLAFLATAGASLRGLESNGHHPDGAGVIALGAPPSFEWGNGHQTASAGAKVSEHAFAEPMQRAPESPIAVPTVPPTSPPPPSASSAPEPAAVPPQPDPWAQQPAATASAVAPPPPTWSSEVEQAVPGTAPAPTHELADLVVEVIAERTGYPTEILTPDMQLGADLGIDSIKRVEIFAAIRSSAADIPDLDTTQLAQLQTVGEVIEGLSAAAAGTGVGQKPPF; encoded by the coding sequence ATGAACTCTAGGAACCCGCGCCGCGAGCCGATCGCGGTCATCGGTGCCAGTACCCTCATGCCAGGATCGACCGACGCGGAGGGCTTCTGGCGCACCATAGTCAACGGCGACGATCTGATCCGAGAAGTGCCGCAGGGCCATTGGCTGCTGTCCGACTATTACGATCCCGATCCTACTGCGGTTGATCGCACCTATGGACGGCGCGGCGCCTTCCTGGACCCCGTGCCCTTCGATCCGGTCGCGCACGGCCTGTTACCCAACACGTTACGGTCCACCGACACCGCACAGCTGCTGACCATGGTGGTTGCCGAGCGGCTCCTCGCCGATATCGGGGTGAGCCCCGGCGAACGAGCGACCGTTGATCGTGAGCGGATCAGCGTGATCCTCGGTTCCGGCCCGTTGGAGCTGGCGTCCACGATGTCCAACCGCATGCAGCGGCCGGTGTGGACCAAGGCATTGCGCGAACATGGACTACCGGAGTCCGAGGTGGCACAGATCTGCGATCGCATCGCCGCGCACTATGTTCCGTGGCAGGAGGCAACGTTTCCCGGCCTGCTCAGCAATGTCCTGGCCGGACGCGTCGCCAACCGGTTCGATCTGCACGGTTCCAATTTCACCGCGGATGCCGCGTGCGCGGCGTCGCTGGCCGCCTTGTCCACCGCGATCAACGAATTGACGGTGGGACAAGCTGATTTGGCGATCACCGGTGGCGTAGACACGCTCAACGACATTCTCATGTACACCTGCATGAGTAAGACGCCGGCACTGTCGAGAACAGGCGATTGCCGCCCCTTCGCCGATGACGCGGACGGCACCATCATCGGTGAAGGTGTGGTGATGTTCGCGCTGAAACGACTCAGCGACGCCGAACGCGACGCCGATCGTATCTACGCGGTGATCACGGGCGTGGGATCGGCATCGGACGGGCGCTCACCCGGCATCTACGCGCCGGTGCCGGACGGACAGTTGCGCGCCCTGCGTCGCGCCTACGAGGACGCCGGATACGACCCCGCCACGGTGGAACTCGTCGAAGCCCACGGCACCGCCACACCGGCCGGAGATGCCGCCGAAATGGCCGCATTGCGCGAGTTGTTCGACCGTTCGGGCCGCGGCGGTGGACGCTGGTGCGCACTGGGATCTGTCAAGTCGCAGGTAGGACACACCAAAGCTACGGCTGGTGCGGCCGGACTGTTCAAAATCGTCATGGCTCTACACCACAGAGTGCTGCCCCCGACGATCAAGGTGAACCAACCGCATCCGGATTTAAACCGCGAAGACGGCGCCTTGTATCTCAACACTGTCGCGCGGCCGTGGATCCGCGCCTCGACGCATCCGCGACGCGGCTCGGTATCGAGTTTCGGTTTCGGCGGTAGCAACTTTCATATCACCGCGCAGGAGTATATTCCCAAAAGGGCTGGGCGGCATGGGGTTTCGTTGCGGGCCGCGCCCACCGAGTTGATTCTGCTCAGCGGCGATTCCCCCGTCGAACTCGCAGGCAAGTGTCGCGAGATGGCGGCCGGTGCGTCCGGGCTGACGACTCTCGCGCGCGATTCGCAAGAGTCGTTCGACGCGTCCGGGCGGGCGCGACTGGCTGTCGTGGCTTCGGACAGGGACGACCTGGGCGCCAAGCTGTCAGCGGCTGCTGATCGTTTCGATACCGCCCCTGAGGAGCCCTTCAGTTTGCCGGACTCCACGCACTACCGGTGCGGGGCGGCCGAGCCGGGGCGTATCGGGCTCCTCTTTCCAGGGCAGGGCAGCCAGTATGTCGGCATGGGCGCCGACCTGGCCGTCCACTACCCGCAAGCGCGAGATGTCTGGGATCGCGCTGCCGATATCGCTTTCGGACCGGACCGGCTACACGAGGTGGTTTTCCCCGTCCCGGTGTTCACCGATACCGACCGGGCAGCCCAAGCGGCCCGGCTGACAGCAACCGAGATGACACAGCCGGCGATCGCCGCTCACAGCATGGCGTTACTCGCGATCCTGAATTGTCTGCGGCTGCAATATGATTGCGTCGCAGGACACAGCCTCGGTGAGCTCCCCGCGCTCTTCGCGGCCGGCTGTCTGGACGCGACCGCGTTACTCCGGCTGACGCGCAAGCGCGGCGAACTGATGAAGGCCGCGGCCGGTGATGCGGGTGCCTCGGGCGGGATGCTCGCCGTCAACGGTTCCTGGGCGCAAGTCAGCGCAGTCGTGGAGGCGACCGGCCGTGACGACCTCTGGGTGGTCAACAACAACTCGCCCCAACAGGTTGTGGTGGCAGGCGCTCGGGAGCCGCTCGCGAAACTACAAGAGCATTTCGCCGGCAGGCGGGTCAACACTCATCTGCTCCCGGTGTCCGGCGCTTTCCATACCCCGCTCGTCGCTGCCGCTGCCGAGCCTTTGCGAGCATTCGCGCAGGATCTCGGCGTGAGTGCCCCTGTACTCGATGTTTACGGAAATACCGACGCCACACCATATCCGCGTGAGCCGGCCGCGATCGCACATCGGATCGCCTCGCAGCTGGTCTCACCCGTCCGGTTCGCCGAGCAGATCGACGCGATGTACCACCGCGGCGTCCGAATTTTCATCGAGGTGGGACCGGGCGCGGTATTGACCGGCTTGGTCGGCGCGAACCTCCGCGAACGGCCCCACGTGGCGGTGGCGCTCGACCGGGCGCGCCGACACGGCGTGACGACGCTGCAGGAGAGTCTGGCGGTCCTGTCGGTTCATGGCATTCCGCTGGATCTCGGTGCTCTCTGGACCCATTACGCCCGGCCGATCGACGATGCCAGGCTCAAATCGCCTGCGACCGTGATGATTTGCGGCGCGAATTACGGCAAGCCTTATCCGCCCCCGAACGGCTCCGTCGATCTACCGAAGCCGAATCCCGAAAGGCATTCAGTCATGGACCAGGACCCGAAAGCCGCCCGATCCGGACCGAGCACTCCGCCACCGATCCCGCAAACCGGTCCGGACGACGCACGGCTGCGCACCCTGTTGGAGATTCAACGGCACACAGCCGAAGTTCAGGCGGCATACCAGCAGGCCATGGCGCAAAGCCAGCTCGCCTTCCTCGCCACCGCCGGCGCATCGCTGCGTGGTTTGGAGTCCAACGGCCATCACCCCGATGGCGCCGGCGTCATCGCGCTCGGCGCACCTCCCAGCTTCGAATGGGGCAACGGCCACCAAACTGCTTCTGCCGGTGCGAAAGTGAGCGAACACGCTTTCGCCGAGCCGATGCAACGAGCACCGGAGAGTCCGATCGCAGTCCCCACGGTTCCTCCCACTTCGCCCCCGCCACCATCCGCTTCGTCCGCGCCGGAGCCTGCCGCCGTGCCGCCGCAGCCGGATCCCTGGG